The following is a genomic window from Tripterygium wilfordii isolate XIE 37 chromosome 19, ASM1340144v1, whole genome shotgun sequence.
GTTACTCCCTCCACATTCAGCCCAGTAAAAGTTTGATACAATATCAACCAAACATAAAGTCCAAATGGTCTCAGAAAAAGGAAAGTTTATTCAGCAACAAGTACCTGAATTGCCTCCCAAATTGCGTATCCATAAGGACGGATAACCATAGTTCCTCGAACTGGGCCATAGTCTGCAAGCTCCGCGTTGGCAATTACGTCGAGATACCAAGCATTGAAGTCCTGAGACCGAGGCGTAATCACTTGGTCGGGCTTGGCTCGAGTCTTATTGCCGTCGACTCGATCCTCAGTCTCCGGCGGGCTAGACGCCGCGCTGTGCGCAGAGAAGGCGGCGTAAGGAACTCGCCTCCGGAGAGGTTGGCAGCGGTTCTGCCTGATAATCTGCGGCGAGAAGAGCTTGGAGGGAGCGAATAGCGAACCCAATGAAGGTACCCTTAGAGATACTACCATGTCTAGGTGTGTGCGTGTGGTGTTGGGGGTAAGGAACTGAAAGAAAGCGAAGCAAGGTAACTAACTCTCTATAGCGATGTGGATTGCTGATCATGGGCCTTGAGGTTCGGGCCGAACCGTTCGACCACCGTTGGTTTTCATAACATTGGATCAACAAATAACGGGCCAGTGGGCTTTCAAGACTCAAATCGGCCCATTTCTTACATTTAATGGGACCAAGCAAAAGCTATATAACAAACTTCCGAAACATTGCCTCAAGTCTAAACTCTAAAACCAAAGCagaccttttttcttctttcaggtTATATCCTGATTCTAACCCCAAAAAATTGTCCCCATTTTAAAAACCCATAAACATCCAACACTAACGGTTAAAATGGGAATAAGAAATTGAGAGACGAAGAAGCACTTTTCTTCCCAAATTGTAAAAACGACTTGTCAAGCGGGAAAGCTCAGCTAGCTACAACACCATTCGTAAAGTATGCAAGCATTTAACATTTAAATGCCTCAACTGATGCAATAATCCAattacagtaaaaaaaaaataactacaACAATGGTAACATCATCCTGTTAACGAATTGTTTAGCTTCGTCTAGTTGTAGTTGCTACTGAAAGATAAAACTACccaaattcaaaagaaatagGCATGATGAAAGGGGGTTTCAACCTGCGCAGAGAAACAAACTGACAGATTTTGCGGTAGTAGTGACCCACAAAATAAACGCCATAGCAAACATTAAAGTCAGGGAGATTTAATGCTCGGCAAAGCAACTACGGAGAGTCAATCAACTTAAAGTTGATGGGCTCGTTTTCCATCCAACTCATGTGAGCATTTGGTGATCTTGGGGTTCCACGAGTAGGTGAATCGAGATCACTGAACGACTCATGCTTCCAGGAAATATGTGTTCCAGCAAGTGGTTCATTCATCTCATCCAGTTTCATTTGCCTTGTGGGACTTCCAATCTGTgcaaaaaggaaggaaaaaatcaATTCAAGTAATCAGCACGAAtaagggttttctttttttccgaACAGCAAATTGTTCTATTGGTTGCTGAAGGCAATGATTAATCAGCACAAAAACTCTTCAAAAGCTCCATGATAAACAAACGAAAATTTCTTAACTTCAaggtgagagagaaaaagtacaCTGACCTTCTGATTGCTTATCCCTGGGGTTGCCAAAGGTGTCTCCAGCTGTTTAGAAAAatctaaacaaataaaaaaacaaatgcaGAAGTCAAATCCTAGAACGACAACAAATATTCAAATCTAATAAGGGCAATTTCAAGTACCATTATTAAGTCCAAGTATCTTGAGAAATTCATCCACGTCCATAGCTCTTGTCCGTGATTTCATGCAGTCGTTATGATCATGCAGAAATCCTTCCTCTGCAACAACATTCAGCTTTGTACCTTGATTTTTCTTCGATGTCTCATGCAAACTTGGCTTCCCTGAAGTTGAGATGTCAGAAAGCCCTTTTCTTCTGCCACCAGTCTGCACTTTCTCTGTCGCTTTTGAGACTGATTTCTTTTTGCTTGCCTCAAATGTGATTTTAGAAACACCAGTCTCTTCGTCAGTGAAGGAAAAAATATTGGAATTCTGCTTCTTTGAAACTTGATTAAAAGAGTGCTTCACTGAATTTGACAAGTCACCAAGCGGTTTCCTTCCAAGGCCCGCTTTTTTCACTACTTTGGAGATATTTGCCTTGCCCCCCGCCGAAGCTTCTGTCAATATATCCAAATTAGACCAGAATATTGTTAAGAAGTTTCAACAGAGATCTAGAAAGACCGAATGGTGAAGTACCATTATAGTGGATACGCAGGTTCTGATCCTGAATTACGCTTCCGACATGTGATGCCATTAATGCTTCTTTCTTATGCACAGAATTTGAATCAATATCCTGCAAAGAACATAACGAAGTTCATGCACAGGCAAACACAGTAAAAAAGGAATATAAACAAGCCTCATTTCACTGGCTTCTTGTGAGGGAATCAAGGAATCAAACAAACCCACATTAAGCTTAAGTACCAGTCAAAGCAAGAGACAAATACTATATCAGAAAATACCACATAACAtaacatgagagagaaaaagaaagtgtcAAAGTTCCGAACCAAAAGAACCCAAGGCATGTATGTCTCAGCTCCACATGAAAACACAAAATCTTTTGCACCAGCTATGAGACAGGCTAAACCTTTAATGCTCAACCCCCAGGTGAAATGGTAGTCACCTTCAACCCACATATAGAAAAATTTGCAGTGGTGTGCGTATGCATCTTAATACTGATTCTTAAGTAGTTGCTTAAGACAACAGATTAAATAAATTATGATACTTTTATTCCATTTAACACAACTATTTATCAGAATCCCTAAAATGAATGTTATTCTAGGGTTCAAGAATCAGACTTcggtcaaaagtcaaaacagaTGAACCCAACAGTCACTTTGTGGAATCATCCACACAAGATACAACCCGGCTTTTGATACAAACGCCATAAACCAATTCTCAATGAAAAACCTGAAATCTTCTTCGTAAATCAATCCATTGTGCATTGCCACAGCAACCCTCCATGTTGTTGCCACAAGTAATCATAAGCAACATAAAGAACTTAACTCCAATTGCATACGAATATCTGTGTCAATGTACGCCGATTCCTATATGGTCTGTACTCTGTAGTTCAGTTCTTGGGTTCGCATTTGTATGTAGCTCTAGAATCTTAAGATTCAAACATTAGGGTTTCCGATCTTTCTCCTATCTGGCTATCTCGTCTCAGACACCAAAAATCTTTCAATGTTAAACCAGTATATAATGTGATCAAATGTTAGATAAGATCCCTAATCCTTTTCTCAAGAAAGAAATCAAAGTAAAAACAGAATGAAAATTAATTTCCCAAAATTTCCGTTCTCTTCGTTCCCCATCATCTCTAAGCACTCATACAGAGCAGAAACTAACTTATTGTTAGCAACTCTTTctcattatttaaaaaaaaaattcacaaaaccctAGGTAATCGAAACTTCGAAGTTGCTAGAAAAAATATCAGAAACCCTAATATTTGAATCTTAAGATTCTATTGATACATACAAATGCCAACCCAAGAAATAAATTAGAGACCACATAGGACTGGCACATGGACACTCCTAGTTCTTGGTTACAGGGTCACCAACGAAGAAGACGGACAAAAATAAGAAGTTTCGATAAATATATTCCTATTTCCTATTCACAAATTGAAAACCTCGAATGCACACAGAGTAATCCAAGTATTTCTCTTGCTCTTAATCGATGTGATAGTCCTCGTGATCTTGAATCCCAAACGGCAAGGATCTGGAAAACAGTTCAACAATTCCTTAAATTCCCCAAGATTTTGTTCTCAACCAAAAAGATAACCGAACAAAGCACACGTTCCTAATtaaaatcttgaaaaaaaatcattctatCTTGAGTTGAGAGCCGCTCGAGTAACCCACCAAAGATTAACGAAAACAAATAATTCTACAGATGGTCTAAGACTAAGAGAATACTCACTGGTGGGTATTGATGGATTGTTCCTCTAGATTACTGGGTAATTGCGGCCTTTGAAGTACTTCGCTCTCTTCACGAAAGAAATTCTAACTTTTCTCGCTTTCGATCTGTGAAATTGCTCTGCTTTTTCTCTGGTACGTGTTTTTTCAAGTTGGGAGGGTTTCTTCACTCATCCCTATTTAGGAGCGAAACTGGGCGTCCAACGGTAATATTTTCCTCTATTACATTAATGCCCTCGTTTAAACGATTAAATACAATAATGGCATGGAAAGTCCACACCCATTAATAGAACCGTAAGTTTGTCCCATTTTTTTCAGGCCAAATAGCTGTAAATACTAAATAGTCCTCTGACTTGACTGGTGATCGAAACTTACAACTTGGTGTGTGGATGGATGCGTTGTGTTATTGATGAAAATCTCATATCGAAAAATGATAGATTTAGAGTTTAatttataagggaggacaaaccttcTATTGTCAACCTGGATTTTCAATAGAGAATTAAGCTCAAACTTATGAATACAGAGCATAGCACCCAAATGCCAAAGGACCTTTGAGTCACTTGACAATGATATATATTAGGCTTCCATTAGAGGGCACTTTTGAGTGCAATATACTTATGATTTATAGTCTCCCATAATACTCTTTCGTTATGATTAGAATTGATTCcatatgaaatttatttttttttaaataggggTACAATGTTTACATACTGTTAAGAGTACACTCCTACTGAAAGGCCTAttagaaaaaaaggaaaggataCTCTCTATATAAAGCGTTCAAATATATCTCTAACCAAATGATGTGATCCTTTTTACTTTCTCATTTGTGGGCTAAGAACTCACATGTTAAACCCTACAAAGCTTGAGCCTAACAAAAATATGGTGGCTAAGCCTGACCATGTCAAAGCCCCGCTCGGCTAGGATCAGGCCAATTTTCCCTCACATGTGGGCTAAATTCAATATGATTTAGTTACTGTgaataattgaaaaacaaatatcattGATAGGTTTAAACTTTAATGAGATAATAAAGAAGGGTGTGAGAGACGTGATCCTGTCCTAACATTAATAATAcccgaaaaaaaaaagcattaatAATAATGCAAATTTTTTTACAAAGAAAGTGTGGTGATCATGTGAAGGACCCATTATCAACAAAAAGATAACGTTGTGACTTGTGTGTGAGCGCACCAACCATATCAAATTATTTATGTATTACAAAGATAAGAAAGAATACTCTATACGTTAACTAAATCTCAACGTTGAGCACGTGACACGTAGACTttagaaaatcaaattcaataatcCATATAATGATGGTTCATGGAAATCCaagttttttaaaagaaattttaaaggtGTGGAATAAAACTATTACATTGATTGTTGCACTCCATATTAACTACTAAACTGATGGGTAACtattttcaaatcaaatttaCTATCCAACATATACTTGACACGAATAAAATAGTCTCCAACAGTTTTTCTCATGCCATCTAGATTATGGATatttatggacatcaaaattatgaacacatatcattttgaaaTTGGAAAAGGATTCAAAATGATTGCCTAAAATAATCAATCACAAACCAATGCACATAAATTTGTAATCAAATCCAAActcaaattttattatttttggaggGGGATTGCTATTCTTCATTTTCCATTCACATATGACATTTTCTCGGgaaaatttctaaaaatactatAACAATTAGTAATTGATAATTCATAACAATAGTTAGGCTGAAATTAACTCCAGGAAGATGCGACGGTTAGAGTTCGATCCCTCCAGCCAAAGCGAACACCTCCGTTCTCTTCTTTAACGGTGAAGCCCGGGTTGACTCGGTTTCCTGAACTGAGCCTGGCAAGCATCGACTCGACCACATTCGGACCCACTGGTTTCAAATTGAAGCCAGCCATACCCATCCGGGCCCGCCACTTCCCAAACACCTCGCATCTCTCCAACCGGTCCCTACCCTCGCACGCAACCGAGTTGCCGAGTTTCCGACCCAGTCCCTCCTCTACTTTGACTCGTTCTGTACTTTCCCTAGCCTCAGTGGTCTCAATCGAGTCAAATAGCGCTCCATAGTACGACCACAACTCTCCCACACGCGCCACGAACGGCGCCGTATTCGTATTCATTTCTTGTTCCACCAGGGTGACGACGCGCGGTGCCAATCCTTTCACGCGCCGGAGAAGCTCGTCCCGTGGATTCTCAGTCGAGACACTCTCGTCGGGCATCCGATACAGATTGAACGCGAAATTCACTACCAGCGGCTCTTCCGGTTCGCAACCCAGAAATTCACGACTCAAATTACTGATTTTCTTACTCACGACCACATTGAAATGCAAAGAAACCCCAACCTGGTCAGCGTGCTGGCTCAACATATCTCCGACCAGCCTCAGCCTTTCTTCGCTACCATTATCTGAAACAGCGGTGATCTTGAAAGTAACAGGATGATTACCACTCCGACGTGAGGAGATCGCATGTAGGAGATGCACGTACTGGCCTCCCTGGCCAATATCGAAATCAACAACATGGAACTTATCTGTGTTTGGCTCGTCTAGTGTGGCGTTGAGAATAGCGTGATTCGCAGCCATGAAACCGTGCTTGAAACAGGGAGATATATCGTAAAGCAGCTGAATCGAACTAATGTGATCCTCACCATACAGCTCCGCGACAGGAGGCATGGTCTCTAAAGAGTTCGCGCGTGATTTCAGCGCCAACAGCATGTATTCCGTCACTCGCTGCTCATAATTGCCCTTCGTGTTCGCATACTGCGACAAGCGTGTCAAGATCTCGGTGGCCGCCTCCGCTTTCCCGTCGTAAATGGCGGTGGCAGCCTCGATTACAGTCTCCTTGAAACAATTCGAGACAGGGGTGGCCGCTGATGAAGACAAAGAACACAAAGAAGTGGACGAGGTTGTTGGAGAAGGAGAAATCGCCGTTGGACTTGACGAACTGGACAGGCTCCGTATGGTCTCTGACCACTCGCTATTAGTATTCGTAATAACAGAGACCGCATCTCCCTCGTCGTAATCGTTGTCGTCAAGAAGGTGCTTCTCCAACTCCTGCAGCCGATTCAACATCTTGGCCGATTCTTGATTATCCATACCAGATATTCCCTTCTGAAACCCGTTCAGGCACGGTACACCGGGCAAGGTTGTGCCACCGGACTGTAACATAGGTCCTGCGTTCATCGGCGAAAGGTGGTGCGACCTCAGCTGCTGTAGAGGCTGCACACCGCAGTGCTGTACGGTGTGCTGTTGGTGCTGCGACAAAGCAGAAGACATGCTAGCAGGCAATTCAATTGAAGGCAGAGTGGACATCGGAGATGCATTCTGGTACATCCGAGGCTTCACAGAACGAAGAAATAGTCCATTCAATTGCTGTGGTGTTTGGTATGTCTGATGCGATTGGAATTCGGTCAGCGTTCGCTTTCCGGTCAGGCTTTGCGTGGCGGTTCTCTGTTGAGCCATCTGCAACGCAGGGTCGAGGAAGATTTGAGAGAGCTGGGATCGGTAAGGAGACTGAGAAACATTTCTGTTGATGGATCTGCTTGCGCTGTAAAAATCGGGACCTCCGCCGGAAAATCCTGATGCCATTTTGCCTCTCCGACGAGCAACAGAGAGGCTGTAAGCCTGTAATAATTCAGACTTCAGAGGAAacgcatgagagagagagagagagtataagagcatccacatcagattacctaaacatgagtctgtctgtaaaatttagagattttgtcaaaatagagctctgcatcagattacctagaggttccctattttacagaatatgaacagtagttccctacatctagagaaccactattcacttccctaaacataaaataatattttttactactttattttctcctctctcctctctcctcattttttccctcctctctctcctcactcatttctttctctctcttctttctctctcctctcctcacattttaactcctttctctctcctcactttctctctctctctcttctttctctctcctcactctctcctctctctctcctcactcctttctttctctctcctctttctctcctcactttttctctctcttctttctctctcctcaatttttttttctaatttttaataacattaatttattattttaattaatatattgttttaaatgtaattaatttattattttaaatagaagtagtttatatgaatagaataaataaaggaaagagaaataaatattattttaatgcaatagagaatatgataggtaatctgatgcagtgctgattggatagggaatctgtaaaataggggaaagtgacattttatctgtattttagggaatctgttaagagaaactgatgcagatgctctaaaGGAGGGGAAAGTGGGTTTCGCACACGTGTAGGTTATGAACTTTACGTCTGATTTCAGAATTTGAAAAACAGACAAGTTGTCTACCTAAAAACTCGGGCCATAGCATATTATTTCTTGGTACGAGTTTAAACAGTACAAAGCATTCAGCTTTCTCCATGGAAAATTAATGGGTTAATAACTTTTGGGGAATAAAAGTTTCCTTTGTGTCAACTAAGCCACCCAGACAAAATTGAACAATTTCGATCCGTCAATATATTTAGGTGATTTTTAAGATAAATACACTTGGGTTGCAAATTCATTTTCATAATTGAAAATACTTTAGTCAGTTCTAACTTATCCTATTTCAATAATCCAGTTGATTAcacttgatttttattttattttttgtgatatTAACAATTAACAACTCTTATTTCAAATGGTGTTGGATGAAAGTAAATAGATCAAAATATAcgagacaaaaaaatattaggatccttaatttttttattatcgaTATCATATACCCTTTCTAGTAGTTGGCCAATGTAGAATACATTAATCGCATTCTAAGCCAAGTTGTGTAGGCATCTTATTGATGTCATTCTAAATAAAATGTTTGGTAACCAAAAACAGAGTGAATTAAGTggaattttgtgcatttaatTACACCATTCACCTACTTACCTTTAAAGTCAAAACAAATAATTCAGGGGTAAAAGGAGTTTAGTTGCTGTAAAAGGAATTCACATCACAATAATTGTTACTGTTATAGGAGCTACAATGGAGGTGGTATTGGGTCTACCTGAATAAAAGGTtaacagaaagaaaacaaatggaaaAATGGGTCTGACCCCATGTTTACTAGAGGCCAGTTTGATTAGATGATTCAAGTTTCACAATccaatcaacttttttttttcccatgtgATATGAGCTCCATTTTATCACAACAATGGTTGGTTGGTTGATgacttttgtatttgtatttgtgaTGTGATATTTGGTATTTTATATCTCATCATGTCATAAATTGGATATTCGTGAGAACACAACATAAAATTAACCCAAACATTTCGAAGATAATATATGTCACGGTCACGGATATAAGACCGACAAAGTTGTCCTTAAATGTACGGTCTTGATCGAAaggaatttaatatttatttataaaccacATGATTTATATCTAATCGATGTGAGATATAAGTTCTAGCGCATCCGACTTCATTTTATGTAACCACCATTATTGATACATCTTAATATCTTAGGCTATAGTGGGAATGTGTTGAGATATCTGACAAATTTTGTCCATTTTTTagcggaaaaaaaaaacatatataagatTTAGGGACCTAGAATCTTGCACTTTAATTAGTGggtttatcccacatcggttgtgagTCTTCCGCAtgagtagtatataagttctccctaccacacacttttttgcctgtgaTGTAATACTCACGGGTAGTGTGTGTGTAGTATTGCTTATATAACACTTGTGTAgtataattcaaaaaaaaaaaaaaaaaactttcatatTTGATATGCAATTAATTAAGTTTCTAAAGCTAATATTCTTCTCAATTATGATAttggtgcatatatatatatacgtatgatATGGAGTACCAAAAATCGTTTTTTTATTGAGCAATTGGATCTTTAACTCGTTCACATTTGTgaaaataatactaatattATTCAAGACAAATCATTTATTGTTGTAATTAGCATACTCTATCGAGGGCAATCACGCCATTTCCCATGTCCATTAGCACTGAATATTTTTGACACTTGATAGTATTGGTAGGGGTAGGTTGCGTGTGGGCAAAACTTGAAGTAATAAATCGATTGTCCGAAAAAAAACCCCTCTTAAACACTTTCCTTCGATCACACAGACACGTGTCCATCAAAAACTCATGCGCCACGTTTCCCCCGGCCTTGCTTTTACACTTCTCTCCACCTTATATATTTTGGTAATTTTTATTTCCATAAATGCACCCCATCAGCCTCAAGATATTGTttagagtatgtttggattgagtgatttggagggaagggaaatagatttccttccaattcccttgtttggatggtttattaaaaattaaagagagggatttg
Proteins encoded in this region:
- the LOC119985995 gene encoding uncharacterized protein LOC119985995 isoform X2 codes for the protein MASHVGSVIQDQNLRIHYNASAGGKANISKVVKKAGLGRKPLGDLSNSVKHSFNQVSKKQNSNIFSFTDEETGVSKITFEASKKKSVSKATEKVQTGGRRKGLSDISTSGKPSLHETSKKNQGTKLNVVAEEGFLHDHNDCMKSRTRAMDVDEFLKILGLNNDFSKQLETPLATPGISNQKIGSPTRQMKLDEMNEPLAGTHISWKHESFSDLDSPTRGTPRSPNAHMSWMENEPINFKLIDSP
- the LOC119985995 gene encoding uncharacterized protein LOC119985995 isoform X1, translated to MASHVGSVIQDQNLRIHYNEASAGGKANISKVVKKAGLGRKPLGDLSNSVKHSFNQVSKKQNSNIFSFTDEETGVSKITFEASKKKSVSKATEKVQTGGRRKGLSDISTSGKPSLHETSKKNQGTKLNVVAEEGFLHDHNDCMKSRTRAMDVDEFLKILGLNNDFSKQLETPLATPGISNQKIGSPTRQMKLDEMNEPLAGTHISWKHESFSDLDSPTRGTPRSPNAHMSWMENEPINFKLIDSP
- the LOC119985865 gene encoding scarecrow-like protein 8 produces the protein MASGFSGGGPDFYSASRSINRNVSQSPYRSQLSQIFLDPALQMAQQRTATQSLTGKRTLTEFQSHQTYQTPQQLNGLFLRSVKPRMYQNASPMSTLPSIELPASMSSALSQHQQHTVQHCGVQPLQQLRSHHLSPMNAGPMLQSGGTTLPGVPCLNGFQKGISGMDNQESAKMLNRLQELEKHLLDDNDYDEGDAVSVITNTNSEWSETIRSLSSSSSPTAISPSPTTSSTSLCSLSSSAATPVSNCFKETVIEAATAIYDGKAEAATEILTRLSQYANTKGNYEQRVTEYMLLALKSRANSLETMPPVAELYGEDHISSIQLLYDISPCFKHGFMAANHAILNATLDEPNTDKFHVVDFDIGQGGQYVHLLHAISSRRSGNHPVTFKITAVSDNGSEERLRLVGDMLSQHADQVGVSLHFNVVVSKKISNLSREFLGCEPEEPLVVNFAFNLYRMPDESVSTENPRDELLRRVKGLAPRVVTLVEQEMNTNTAPFVARVGELWSYYGALFDSIETTEARESTERVKVEEGLGRKLGNSVACEGRDRLERCEVFGKWRARMGMAGFNLKPVGPNVVESMLARLSSGNRVNPGFTVKEENGGVRFGWRDRTLTVASSWS